A stretch of the Hydra vulgaris chromosome 09, alternate assembly HydraT2T_AEP genome encodes the following:
- the LOC136085320 gene encoding uncharacterized protein LOC136085320: MRITSSSEIISSDKITIANSLNNQFQSVFSKEPSNDNLPRFDRRTNTILNSISFDTLATLMELSALDISKSLGVDNVSPHVLRFCSTSMSSPLTLIFQKSFDNGEIPSSWSKANVTPLFKKCSRIDPSNYRPISLTSIPCKIMEKLVKKAIMQHLKSNNLSSNSQHGFLEKKHALQISLKQWTS; this comes from the coding sequence ATGCGAATTACCAGTTCCAGTGAGATCATTAGCTCTGACAAAATTACAATAGCCAACTCACTTAACAATCAATTTCAATCAGTTTTCAGCAAAGAGCCATCCAATGACAATCTTCCCCGTTTTGATCGTAGAACTAACACAATCCTCAATAGCATATCTTTTGATACTCTGGCCACTCTAATGGAACTCTCAGCACTAGATATATCTAAATCACTTGGTGTAGATAATGTCAGTCCTCATGTTTTACGCTTTTGTTCTACCTCAATGTCTTCTCCACTTACTCTCATCTTTCAAAAGTCATTTGACAATGGTGAAATTCCAAGCTCATGGTCCAAAGCAAATGTAACACCTTTATTTAAGAAGTGCTCCAGAATCGACCCatcaaactacagaccaataTCCCTCACCTCGATTCCgtgtaaaataatggaaaaattagTTAAGAAGGCAATCATGCAgcatttaaaatcaaacaatcTTTCATCAAATAGTCAACACGGATTTTTAGAGAAAAAGCATGCATTACAAATCTCCTTGAAGCAATGGACTTCTTGA
- the LOC136085033 gene encoding uncharacterized protein LOC136085033 has product MSLHVDIFFIKIAGKLFKRVYCTSMYRCDQGIGDVVSLATAVLDQFRIDQPHIKKMFTKSDNAGCYQGNLSAEAIYNVCKERDIKLLRYDYNEPCCGKDQCDRESAVVKTILRSYVDSGNNLLTAEDIHKAMHYSFGAKDAKVAVAQISNDKTVVTGPKIKNISNYHSFEFGEKSMKMWRYFNIGEGIEQEYGNLKIQPSIKLLLPYSKTDNSIKRNKSLKEKQKRSDRQIYSLRFCTEMNCTLSFESDAELEEHMLSGLHTVPKSLTSLDKVRNSFVHKMKITSQLNMPISSSSNSASVKDKPHCINIFLLQGWALPVRSSFRFSNQQKELLYKYFIRGEESGNKMSPEQVHMQLRRELPPDQYVTSQQIRSLFSR; this is encoded by the coding sequence ATGAGTTTACATGTGGATATATTCTTCATAAAAATAGCAGGAAAGTTATTCAAACGTGTTTACTGTACTTCAATGTATAGGTGTGATCAGGGAATAGGTGATGTTGTTTCGTTAGCCACTGCAGTTTTAGACCAATTTAGAATTGATCAACCGCATATCAagaaaatgtttaccaaatctgATAATGCCGGCTGCTATCAGGGAAATCTTTCAGCTGAAGCAATCTACAATGTATGCAAAGAGAGAGATATAAAGTTGCTGAGATATGATTATAATGAACCCTGTTGTGGAAAAGATCAATGTGACAGGGAGAGTGCAGTTGTAAAGACAATTTTAAGGAGTTACGTTGACTCTGGTAATAATCTTTTGACTGCTGAAGATATACACAAGGCTATGCATTATAGTTTTGGCGCTAAAGATGCAAAAGTAGCAGTTGCTCAAATTAGCAATGATAAAACTGTAGTTACTGGACCAAAGATTAAGAACATTAGCAACTATCACTCATTTGAGTTTGGTGAGAAAAGTATGAAGATGTGGCGTTATTTCAATATCGGTGAGGGAATTGAACAAGAGTATGGAAATCTTAAAATTCAACCCTCGATTAAGTTGTTGTTGCCATATAGCAAAACAGATAATTCAATTAAGCGTAACAAGTCACTTAaggaaaaacagaaaagaagtGACAGGCAAATATATTCATTAAGATTTTGCACTGAAATGAATTGTACTTTATCCTTTGAAAGCGATGCTGAGTTAGAAGAACACATGCTATCCGGTCTTCATACAGTTCCGAAATCATTAACATCATTGGATAAAGTTCGCAACTCGTTTGTTCATAAGATGAAAATTACTTCACAACTAAATATGCCAATTTCTTCATCCTCTAACAGTGCTTCCGTAAAAGACAAACCACATTGcataaacatttttctattgcAAGGTTGGGCATTACCAGTTCGaagttcttttagattttcaaatcaGCAGAAAGAACTgttgtataaatactttattcgtGGAGAAGAATCAGGTAATAAAATGAGCCCTGAGCAGGTTCACATGCAGCTGAGGAGAGAACTTCCGCCTGATCAATATGTAACTAGCCAACAGAtaagatctttattttcaaGGTAG
- the LOC136085321 gene encoding tigger transposable element-derived protein 4-like, translated as MDQGVIRSLKAHYRHKIVRLCIKAVDNNESMPKISILQAMKDLVSSWNAVSKETVINCFKKAGISKTNKSIEEADDDHSFKFLTEELNHLRELDPRAVQEDLSAEYYIDPNFENDDNEVEDSVDEAIDVEAPPRPSDIQLEIAFETIQNVSLYSSKYGNEIQSLALKLEDLMKMEKMDNLKQYQITDSFQKL; from the exons ATGGATCAAGGCGTAATACGAAGTCTTAAAGCTCATTATCGTCACAAAATTGTGCGTTTGTGTATCAAGGCTGTCGATAATAACGAATCCATGCCAAAAATTTCTATACTTCAAGCAATGAAAGATCTTGTTTCTTCGTGGAATGCTGTGTCGAAGGAGACTGTCatcaactgctttaaaaaagctggtatcagcaaaacaaacaaGAGTATTGAAGAAGCTGATGATGatcattcttttaaatttttgacagaAGAACTTAACCATTTGAGAGAGTTAGATCCTCGTGCCGTCCAAGAAGATCTCTCAGCGGAATATTACATTG ACCCTAATTTTGAAAACGACGATAATGAAGTTGAAGATAGCGTTGACGAAGCTATTGACGTGGAAGCCCCGCCACGCCCATCTGATATTCAATTAGAAATTGCTTTTGaaacaattcaaaatgtttCGCTATACAGCTCAAAATACGGTAATGAAATACAATCCCTAGCACTAAAACTTGAGGATTTAATGAAGATGGAAAAGATGgataatttaaagcaatatcaGATAACAGATTCTTTccaaaagttgtag